The sequence AACTGTTGAAAGGATCCCCTTCATCTGGATGTTCTTCCTCCTTGCACTCGCTCAACTGGAGAACGTTGTCCGATATCAccacttcctttttggtcCCTTCTGCTCCTTTGTTCGTCGCattatttcctccttccATGTCCTTCTCGATGCTGCTTCGTATCttggagggggggagcgggGCGTATGGGCCTCACTCTGGTTCGGCTGCTCTACGGCTGCACCGCACCACGGGGGTACGCCACCACGGGGATACGCCACCACGGGGATACGCCACCACGGGGGTACGCCACCACGAAGGTACGCCACCACGAAGGTACGCCACCACGAAGGTACACCACCACGAAGGTACAATACACTGTGGGTGCCTCTCACGCAATGGCTTGTACTAATCTCATTTTTAGCTCCCTCTTCCCCTACCCATGCGCGTGGTCTGGTCTTCCCAACA comes from Plasmodium cynomolgi strain B DNA, scaffold: 1139, whole genome shotgun sequence and encodes:
- a CDS encoding hypothetical protein (putative), which translates into the protein MEGGNNATNKGAEGTKKEVVISDNVLQLSECKEEEHPDEGDPFNSSRHRKKDRWKRDDADYGRRGSRKF